Proteins encoded within one genomic window of Spirulina major PCC 6313:
- a CDS encoding pentapeptide repeat-containing protein has translation MSFSLYRWLAEHQVPLAALQHPGRVVEGVSHRVIQAMQQQQLGLNDLAPVAEVLQWPLGTLRSHLAAVAELTITLLCAWPVHERQCDRTAVISLGVQIAYLDSWRQFLDQETERDRPWLYRADLPTDHAQPTPLADVTLHTYLTALKTHALGDSEAVQVLIQWDESPYIQQLQTVAITWLGASGVSESEARLLAHRIITALPGHVMARVLAHPEPLTPIQQRFYPAALTPHRIATEQCRAHFLQQQSLPLFDEPFASGDLCIPLHVQPDGGHPLALAQWLKQERPHTTPITVITGPMGSGKSQTVRQWMVGLALDLENEMALPLWIRLDGVQLGANFEATLASVLGDVPWAERDCVVVLDGLDQLRRSPDAFDTVAVFLCQLEQFHRTTAYRHKFILTTRPDTFPPGWHSAIAYSTATLQPLDRDGWQLWFKRWSMLTNKAKSHEYFSLLKGVGCFRKTKHHLLPWALWPLSLYLLGRLHREGHLERRWFLLSRSLIETEIATHLLASVAYNPSPLRQPLLATWQGTAVTVDLPLSALLFRQGSPLTLSHSYFVPVLMADPLIHHLRQISDRTLAPYAPHGSHLPDVAAIAAHLYPIFGAQIIPHPLWNLILEQFPAAQFPDLLSVIDAFYRTYLRSQWRDAGLTHRTYQDLRDRGNPHHAEQIEAIVGINTLVLLCLLNQRLGSPCYPGGDPDQGEGDRFAHLLHRLALLNPDGIQTHIGPILPQVHLPRARLRGTHLQGVDLNRADLQQADLSYANLAHSDLTQANLQGANLTGANLSHANFYRANLEGANLTGANLTGTVLRQATLTDACIVNVSLNPEQQQWMTEGSVVQASGAMMPATDPEQAPLTAGSIEVAEGRPILPDAWDSDYIANLAAPPDANTLMMPEGEMPLGRSDDATVIDPDSPDLELYGDRIHESLSAYSPLAGHEDETLIPDVGPELDTDGDDADTIPA, from the coding sequence ATGAGCTTTTCTCTATACCGGTGGCTCGCTGAACATCAGGTTCCCCTGGCTGCACTGCAACACCCTGGCCGCGTTGTGGAGGGGGTGAGCCATCGTGTGATTCAAGCGATGCAGCAACAACAGCTTGGTCTGAATGATTTAGCTCCTGTGGCGGAGGTGTTGCAGTGGCCGTTGGGAACGTTGCGATCGCACCTGGCCGCCGTGGCTGAATTGACGATAACCCTCCTCTGTGCCTGGCCGGTGCATGAGCGGCAATGCGATCGCACCGCTGTGATTAGCCTGGGGGTGCAGATCGCCTATCTCGACAGTTGGCGGCAATTTCTCGACCAAGAAACCGAGCGCGATCGCCCCTGGCTCTATCGCGCCGATCTCCCCACCGATCACGCCCAACCCACCCCCCTCGCCGATGTCACCCTCCACACCTACCTCACCGCCCTCAAAACCCACGCCCTCGGCGACAGTGAAGCCGTCCAAGTCCTGATCCAGTGGGACGAATCCCCCTACATCCAACAGTTGCAAACCGTTGCGATTACTTGGCTCGGAGCCAGTGGAGTCAGTGAATCCGAAGCCCGACTGTTGGCCCATCGGATTATCACCGCCCTTCCCGGTCACGTCATGGCGCGAGTTCTCGCCCATCCCGAACCCCTCACCCCCATCCAGCAGCGTTTCTATCCCGCCGCCCTCACTCCCCATCGCATTGCCACGGAACAATGCCGCGCTCACTTTCTCCAGCAGCAAAGCCTGCCCCTCTTTGATGAACCCTTTGCCAGCGGCGATCTTTGTATTCCTCTCCACGTCCAACCCGATGGCGGCCATCCCTTAGCGTTGGCGCAATGGCTGAAGCAAGAACGCCCCCACACCACCCCGATTACAGTGATCACAGGGCCAATGGGGAGCGGCAAAAGCCAGACAGTGCGACAGTGGATGGTAGGGTTGGCGCTGGATTTGGAAAATGAGATGGCGTTACCCTTGTGGATTCGCCTGGATGGGGTGCAGTTGGGGGCAAATTTTGAAGCGACCTTAGCCTCGGTGCTGGGGGATGTGCCTTGGGCCGAGCGCGATTGTGTGGTGGTTTTGGATGGGTTGGATCAATTGCGGCGATCGCCCGATGCCTTTGATACGGTGGCGGTGTTTCTCTGTCAGTTGGAGCAGTTTCACCGCACGACGGCCTATCGCCATAAGTTCATTCTCACAACGCGCCCGGACACCTTCCCCCCCGGTTGGCACAGTGCGATCGCCTATTCCACCGCCACCCTGCAACCCCTCGACCGCGACGGGTGGCAATTGTGGTTTAAACGCTGGTCGATGCTGACGAATAAGGCGAAATCCCATGAGTATTTTTCTTTACTAAAAGGGGTGGGCTGTTTTCGGAAAACGAAACACCACTTGTTGCCCTGGGCGTTGTGGCCGCTGTCGCTCTATCTCTTGGGGCGACTCCATCGCGAGGGACACCTCGAACGGCGCTGGTTTCTGCTGTCGCGATCGCTGATTGAAACCGAAATCGCCACCCATCTCCTCGCCAGCGTCGCCTATAACCCATCTCCCCTCCGTCAGCCCCTGCTCGCAACCTGGCAAGGCACGGCGGTGACGGTGGATCTACCCCTCTCGGCGCTCCTCTTCCGACAGGGTTCCCCCCTCACCCTGTCCCATTCCTACTTTGTGCCGGTGCTGATGGCCGATCCCCTGATCCATCACCTGCGTCAGATTAGCGATCGCACCCTCGCCCCTTACGCTCCCCACGGGTCGCACCTGCCCGACGTGGCGGCGATCGCGGCTCACCTCTACCCCATTTTCGGGGCCCAAATCATCCCGCATCCCCTGTGGAATCTAATCCTAGAGCAATTTCCAGCGGCTCAATTCCCGGATCTGCTCAGTGTGATCGATGCGTTCTATCGCACCTATCTCCGCAGTCAATGGCGCGATGCCGGGTTAACCCACCGCACCTATCAAGACCTACGCGATCGCGGCAATCCCCACCATGCCGAACAGATCGAAGCGATCGTCGGGATCAATACCCTCGTCCTCCTCTGTCTGCTCAACCAACGCCTCGGCAGCCCCTGCTATCCCGGCGGTGATCCGGATCAGGGAGAAGGCGATCGCTTTGCCCATCTTCTCCATCGCCTCGCCCTGCTGAACCCTGACGGGATTCAAACCCACATCGGCCCCATCCTCCCCCAAGTCCATCTCCCCCGCGCCCGCCTCCGAGGCACTCATTTACAAGGGGTTGATCTCAATCGTGCCGACCTCCAACAGGCCGACCTCAGCTATGCCAACCTCGCCCATAGCGACCTCACCCAAGCCAACCTCCAAGGGGCTAATTTAACCGGCGCAAACCTCAGCCACGCCAACTTCTACCGCGCCAACCTTGAAGGAGCGAATTTAACCGGCGCGAACCTGACCGGCACAGTCCTCCGGCAAGCCACCCTCACCGATGCCTGTATTGTGAATGTCAGCCTCAACCCAGAACAGCAGCAATGGATGACGGAGGGGTCAGTTGTGCAGGCATCGGGGGCAATGATGCCTGCGACTGACCCAGAGCAAGCCCCCCTCACTGCCGGGTCAATTGAAGTGGCAGAAGGGCGACCAATTCTCCCCGATGCGTGGGACAGTGACTATATTGCGAATTTAGCCGCTCCCCCGGATGCGAATACGTTAATGATGCCAGAGGGGGAAATGCCCCTCGGCAGGAGTGATGATGCGACAGTGATTGATCCCGACAGTCCGGATTTGGAACTGTACGGCGATCGCATCCATGAATCCCTCAGTGCCTACAGTCCCCTCGCTGGCCATGAGGATGAAACGCTGATTCCGGATGTGGGGCCAGAGTTAGATACCGATGGGGATGATGCCGACACGATTCCGGCTTAG
- a CDS encoding sensor histidine kinase, translated as MSKPVLFCVAHDPEIRNQFQQQLQGNYADQYHIESTEHWDSALARLKDLRGMGNMLNTLLWDVQAMQSAEDIESLRRHFPVVSLVLLCPGDEPPPWSSFPAKIAPLHLSTPWRSHDLTNVINTAIQNYNHRHIVENQQQMIDALQFQNAQLLNTLKQSNQTILQSKAQLLAQDKMSVLGQMIAGITHEINNPVGFIAGSLKYAREYLNDLITAIQLYQKHDLSFDPDFEAQIKDLDLDYLIEDFPNLLNAMQEGTDLLRKISTSARIFSRSDQEQKVEFDVHKIIESALMLLKHRLKATMSRPAITIIREYEDLPLLWCYPGQLSQVFLNVLVNAVDAFEEANTGKSYDELEIHPNQITIASHYKPETHQILIAIRDNAGGLDDAIHARIFETLFTTKSVGKGTGLGLPICQRIVETQHHGTLRSMSCWQEGMQFVVELPLEKALGDFSVEPG; from the coding sequence ATGTCTAAGCCTGTCCTGTTCTGTGTTGCCCATGACCCTGAAATTCGTAACCAATTCCAACAGCAGCTTCAGGGCAACTATGCCGACCAGTATCACATCGAAAGCACAGAACATTGGGACTCCGCCCTCGCGCGGCTTAAAGATCTGCGCGGGATGGGCAACATGCTCAACACACTGCTGTGGGATGTGCAGGCAATGCAGAGCGCAGAGGATATCGAAAGTTTGCGCCGCCATTTTCCGGTCGTTAGTCTGGTTCTGCTCTGTCCTGGTGATGAGCCGCCGCCTTGGTCATCATTCCCGGCAAAAATAGCCCCGCTCCACCTATCTACACCGTGGCGATCGCATGATTTAACCAATGTCATCAATACCGCGATTCAAAACTACAACCATCGTCACATTGTTGAGAACCAGCAGCAGATGATCGATGCTCTGCAATTTCAAAATGCTCAATTACTCAACACCTTAAAACAATCGAATCAAACCATTTTGCAGTCCAAAGCCCAACTCCTCGCACAGGATAAAATGTCAGTGTTGGGGCAAATGATTGCCGGAATCACCCATGAAATCAATAACCCTGTGGGCTTCATCGCCGGCAGCTTAAAGTATGCGCGGGAATACCTCAATGATTTAATTACAGCGATCCAGCTTTATCAAAAACATGATCTCAGCTTTGATCCAGATTTCGAGGCTCAGATTAAAGACCTCGATCTAGATTACCTCATTGAAGACTTTCCAAATCTTCTCAATGCGATGCAAGAAGGCACGGATTTACTTCGTAAAATCAGCACCTCAGCCCGGATTTTTTCTCGCTCAGATCAAGAACAAAAAGTTGAATTTGATGTACATAAAATTATCGAAAGTGCCTTGATGTTGTTGAAACATCGCCTCAAAGCAACGATGTCTCGTCCGGCCATTACGATCATTCGTGAATATGAAGATTTGCCGCTGTTGTGGTGTTATCCGGGGCAACTCAGTCAGGTGTTTCTCAATGTGTTGGTCAATGCAGTGGATGCGTTTGAGGAAGCAAATACCGGCAAGTCCTATGATGAGTTAGAAATTCACCCCAACCAGATTACGATCGCATCCCACTACAAGCCGGAGACTCACCAGATTCTCATTGCCATTCGTGACAATGCTGGCGGCCTCGATGATGCGATCCATGCTCGAATTTTTGAGACCCTATTCACCACAAAATCAGTGGGCAAGGGAACCGGGCTAGGACTCCCCATCTGTCAACGGATCGTAGAAACCCAACACCATGGCACGTTGCGATCGATGTCTTGCTGGCAGGAAGGAATGCAGTTTGTGGTGGAGTTGCCCCTAGAGAAGGCGTTGGGGGATTTCTCGGTTGAGCCAGGTTAG
- a CDS encoding NAD(P) transhydrogenase subunit alpha produces MTTATLITCLFVFVLASFVGFEVINKVPPTLHTPLMSGANAISGIAVLGAILVSGSLGWSVSIILGLIAVVLATINVIGGFLVTDRMLVMFKK; encoded by the coding sequence ATGACCACTGCAACGTTAATTACCTGTTTATTTGTCTTCGTTCTCGCCTCCTTTGTGGGCTTTGAAGTGATCAACAAAGTGCCACCCACCCTCCACACGCCCCTCATGTCCGGAGCTAATGCCATTTCCGGCATCGCTGTCCTGGGGGCGATCTTGGTGTCGGGTTCCTTGGGTTGGAGTGTCAGTATTATTCTCGGCTTAATCGCTGTGGTGCTGGCCACGATTAATGTCATCGGTGGATTTCTCGTCACCGATCGCATGCTGGTGATGTTTAAAAAATAG
- the bchM gene encoding magnesium protoporphyrin IX methyltransferase produces the protein MTALDDKTIVKEYFNTQGFDRWRRIYGDGEVNKVQLDIRDGHQQTIDTVLAWLAADGNVSSLTVCDAGCGVGSLSLPLADAGATVYASDISSKMVGEARDRATNLTDPAKLTLAVSDLESITGRYHTVICLDVLIHYPQADIEQMIAHLTSLAASRLILSFAPKTFGLSLLKKVGEFFPGPSKTTRAYLHRASEIITILIDQGFHIERKNMTSTRFYFSQTIEAVRN, from the coding sequence ATGACTGCCCTAGACGATAAGACTATTGTTAAAGAGTATTTCAATACGCAAGGATTTGACCGCTGGCGACGCATCTACGGCGATGGCGAAGTAAACAAGGTACAGCTTGACATTCGCGACGGCCACCAACAAACCATTGATACGGTGTTGGCCTGGTTAGCGGCGGATGGGAATGTATCGAGCTTGACGGTATGTGATGCGGGCTGTGGGGTTGGGAGTCTGAGCTTACCCCTCGCCGATGCTGGGGCAACGGTGTATGCCAGTGATATTTCCAGCAAGATGGTGGGGGAGGCGCGCGATCGCGCCACGAACCTCACCGATCCCGCCAAACTCACCCTCGCCGTCAGCGACCTCGAATCGATCACCGGCCGCTACCATACGGTGATTTGTCTCGATGTCCTGATTCACTACCCCCAAGCCGACATTGAACAGATGATCGCCCACCTCACCAGCCTGGCCGCATCGCGGCTGATCTTGAGCTTTGCCCCCAAAACCTTCGGGTTAAGCCTACTCAAAAAAGTCGGTGAATTTTTCCCCGGCCCCAGCAAAACCACCCGCGCCTATCTCCATCGAGCCAGCGAAATCATCACCATTTTGATTGATCAAGGCTTTCACATTGAGCGCAAAAATATGACCAGCACCCGCTTCTACTTTTCCCAAACCATCGAAGCCGTCCGCAATTAG
- a CDS encoding NAD(P)(+) transhydrogenase (Re/Si-specific) subunit beta — MTLSTFLPTGIQLSYLVAASLFIIGLKQLGSPATARRGNQLAAVGMFLAVVATLLEQQVLNYPMILGGIVVGGVIGAIAAYRVAMTAMPQMVGIFNGLGGAASALVAIAEFWRLLSTGDPLSLTSLVTIILGILIGGVTLTGSLIAFGKLQGLLPGAPFLFPLQQPLNALLVIGFLVGSVFFCLEPSNFPIFIGLIVASLILGIAVVIPIGGGDMPVVISLLNSYSGLAAAAAGFVVNNNMLIIAGALVGASGIILTNIMCKAMNRSIFNVLFAGFGSETSTGAASAAGSNAQQTVKSIDSEEGAMMLGYARSVVIVPGYGMAVAQAQHTVKELVDQLESMGVDVKYAIHPVAGRMPGHMNVLLAEANVPYPQLCDMDDINPQFEQTDVALIIGANDVVNPAARHDKSSPIYGMPILEVDKAKHAIVIKRGMGTGFSGVQNELFFQDKTLMLFGSAKDVVGQLASEVKQL, encoded by the coding sequence ATGACCCTCTCAACCTTTCTCCCCACGGGGATTCAACTCAGCTATCTCGTCGCTGCCTCCCTGTTCATCATTGGCTTAAAACAACTCGGCTCCCCCGCCACAGCGCGGCGCGGTAATCAATTGGCCGCTGTGGGGATGTTCCTCGCGGTGGTGGCAACACTGTTAGAGCAACAGGTGTTGAACTACCCGATGATCCTCGGCGGCATTGTCGTTGGGGGCGTAATCGGGGCGATCGCGGCCTATCGGGTCGCCATGACCGCCATGCCCCAAATGGTGGGGATTTTCAACGGCTTAGGGGGGGCAGCGTCGGCCCTCGTGGCGATCGCCGAATTTTGGCGGCTCCTCTCCACCGGCGACCCCCTCAGCCTCACCTCCCTCGTAACGATCATCCTCGGCATCCTGATCGGCGGTGTCACCCTCACCGGCAGCCTGATCGCCTTCGGCAAACTCCAAGGCCTGCTCCCCGGTGCGCCCTTCCTCTTCCCACTGCAACAACCCCTCAACGCCCTTTTGGTAATTGGGTTTCTTGTGGGCAGCGTCTTCTTTTGCCTTGAACCGAGCAACTTTCCCATCTTCATCGGGCTAATCGTCGCCTCCCTAATTTTAGGGATCGCGGTGGTAATTCCCATCGGGGGCGGTGATATGCCCGTGGTGATTTCCCTGCTCAACTCCTATTCTGGACTCGCCGCCGCCGCTGCCGGGTTTGTGGTCAACAACAACATGCTGATCATTGCCGGGGCCTTGGTGGGGGCATCGGGGATCATCCTCACCAACATCATGTGCAAAGCGATGAACCGCTCGATCTTTAACGTCCTCTTTGCCGGTTTCGGGTCTGAAACGAGCACAGGCGCAGCATCAGCAGCAGGTAGCAACGCACAGCAAACGGTGAAAAGCATTGACAGTGAAGAAGGCGCGATGATGCTCGGCTATGCCCGTTCCGTGGTGATTGTGCCCGGTTACGGCATGGCCGTGGCCCAAGCCCAGCACACCGTTAAAGAATTGGTGGATCAGTTGGAATCCATGGGCGTGGATGTGAAATATGCCATTCACCCCGTCGCGGGACGGATGCCCGGTCACATGAATGTCTTGCTCGCTGAAGCGAATGTGCCCTATCCGCAACTGTGCGATATGGATGATATTAATCCTCAATTTGAACAGACCGATGTGGCGTTGATTATTGGCGCAAATGATGTGGTCAACCCGGCCGCTCGCCATGATAAGAGCAGTCCGATCTACGGAATGCCGATCCTCGAAGTGGATAAAGCCAAACATGCGATCGTGATTAAGCGCGGCATGGGTACGGGCTTTTCTGGGGTACAGAATGAATTGTTTTTCCAGGACAAAACCCTAATGCTCTTTGGCAGTGCAAAGGATGTGGTGGGTCAGTTGGCTTCAGAAGTGAAGCAACTGTAA
- the cutA gene encoding divalent-cation tolerance protein CutA, giving the protein MRLYYITLNTAEEAQTISHALLRQNLALCTNWFPITCAYRWEGEIVTEPETVLIVKTQAGYRDRLEQVIREQIDYTHCILELTPDSVNAGFLTWLNREIPQRLL; this is encoded by the coding sequence ATGCGACTCTACTACATTACCCTGAACACTGCTGAGGAAGCGCAAACGATTAGCCACGCTCTTCTCCGTCAAAATCTCGCCCTCTGTACCAATTGGTTTCCGATCACCTGTGCCTATCGCTGGGAGGGCGAGATTGTCACTGAACCGGAAACCGTTTTGATTGTCAAAACGCAGGCGGGCTATCGCGATCGCCTCGAACAGGTGATCCGTGAGCAGATCGACTATACCCACTGCATCCTAGAACTGACCCCAGATTCCGTCAATGCGGGCTTTCTAACCTGGCTCAACCGAGAAATCCCCCAACGCCTTCTCTAG
- a CDS encoding YtxH domain-containing protein codes for MAKKTGAFLGGIFLGSTVGTLVGLLAAPRSGRETRQILKKSAEALPELAEDLSSTVQLQADRLSESALKRWDGTLARLREAIAAGIEASQAQNQALHDSDAPQSESSSSVVDPL; via the coding sequence ATGGCAAAAAAAACTGGGGCATTTTTAGGGGGAATTTTCTTGGGTAGCACCGTGGGAACCCTGGTGGGGCTGTTGGCTGCGCCTCGGTCTGGACGAGAAACCCGGCAAATTCTGAAAAAATCCGCCGAAGCCCTACCAGAATTAGCCGAAGACTTGTCGAGTACGGTGCAATTACAAGCGGATCGGCTGTCTGAATCGGCCCTGAAACGTTGGGATGGCACTTTGGCACGGTTACGGGAGGCGATCGCGGCGGGAATCGAAGCCAGCCAAGCCCAAAACCAAGCCCTCCACGATTCTGATGCTCCTCAATCGGAGTCTTCTTCTTCTGTTGTAGACCCTTTGTAG
- a CDS encoding O-antigen ligase family protein, whose translation MNTDNPAIAPAQPLPPPETRWEWHSLQIGLLGFFLFPSPFFLFVAAALLGTAQRTWAQWRSHPINQALGLLFVLQLVSVAYCDRPLDALLGMANYGPFYLFFAVIPDLVRTAAQLQRIAFLLVIGSVPHIILGWGQMLWDWQTPEWWSGMFGWSMLPGGSPWLRMSSGFFYANNYGFYLAIILCFALGLWLISWRNWRSTGQNSTLIRLVGLSSIILGNTSTLWMTQSRNGWMLAMVAGLAIALYARWWWLLCFAGGFGGSVLWAAFLPAQGGASLREIIPFALWGRLSGEMYPLPDALSRVSVWQFALDRIQDRPLWGWGVRSFERLYEPAMGVWVAHPHNIFLLWGVEWGIPLALFFVVWVGWVCWRAGWWIGKSMPRVQRRDRPQQQPILFALGLAWGLCVLYNCFDVSIFDFRTNFLGWLLLTLIAGMSRPRGQDNP comes from the coding sequence TTGAACACCGATAACCCTGCGATCGCCCCTGCTCAACCCCTGCCGCCCCCCGAAACCCGCTGGGAGTGGCACAGCTTACAGATTGGGCTGTTGGGGTTTTTTCTGTTTCCGAGTCCGTTTTTTTTGTTTGTAGCGGCGGCCTTATTGGGGACGGCACAACGAACCTGGGCACAGTGGCGATCGCACCCCATCAACCAAGCCCTCGGCCTGCTCTTCGTCTTGCAATTGGTCAGCGTCGCCTATTGCGATCGCCCCCTTGATGCCCTCTTGGGGATGGCGAACTACGGACCCTTTTACCTCTTTTTTGCCGTCATTCCCGACCTCGTGCGCACCGCCGCCCAACTCCAACGGATCGCCTTTTTATTGGTGATCGGCTCCGTGCCTCACATCATTCTTGGTTGGGGGCAAATGCTCTGGGATTGGCAAACCCCCGAATGGTGGTCGGGAATGTTCGGCTGGTCGATGCTGCCCGGTGGGTCGCCCTGGCTGCGGATGTCCTCCGGCTTTTTCTATGCCAATAACTATGGGTTTTACCTAGCGATCATCCTTTGTTTTGCCCTCGGTCTTTGGCTCATATCCTGGCGCAATTGGCGCAGCACCGGGCAGAACAGCACGCTGATCCGCCTCGTGGGGTTGAGCAGCATTATTTTGGGGAATACCTCCACCCTCTGGATGACCCAATCTCGCAATGGCTGGATGTTGGCGATGGTGGCAGGGTTAGCGATCGCTCTCTATGCGCGGTGGTGGTGGCTGCTCTGTTTCGCGGGGGGATTTGGGGGATCGGTGCTGTGGGCAGCCTTCTTACCGGCTCAAGGTGGTGCATCCCTGCGCGAAATCATTCCCTTTGCCCTCTGGGGACGGTTATCCGGGGAAATGTACCCGCTTCCCGATGCCCTGTCTCGCGTTAGCGTTTGGCAATTCGCCCTCGATCGCATCCAAGACCGCCCGCTGTGGGGGTGGGGGGTGCGCAGTTTTGAACGTCTGTACGAACCCGCGATGGGGGTGTGGGTGGCCCATCCCCACAATATTTTTCTGCTCTGGGGGGTGGAATGGGGGATTCCCCTGGCTTTGTTTTTTGTGGTTTGGGTGGGCTGGGTTTGTTGGCGAGCGGGCTGGTGGATTGGGAAGTCAATGCCGAGAGTGCAGCGGCGCGATCGCCCCCAGCAGCAACCCATCCTGTTTGCCCTGGGGCTGGCCTGGGGTCTTTGTGTACTTTATAACTGTTTTGATGTGTCGATTTTTGATTTTCGCACTAACTTCCTAGGGTGGTTGTTGCTGACCCTGATTGCAGGCATGAGCCGCCCCAGGGGTCAAGACAACCCCTAA